In Sphingobacterium thalpophilum, a genomic segment contains:
- a CDS encoding response regulator gives MDRKNYRKQITIGVIISFSLIFLSALYFFISLHHNLNNERSIVRVAENRFNIINEIKSSVDEVNDIKLDYLNKKDASLFIPYKMELKKMDELLRSLSLKDDFYHVQPNSTENIRKDIVAFYDFEQDIDHTKETQSISHNIHERKASILNQIDLMSRDLLDQRARLLEKSRNELQLAQYITYLFIAIGLSGFFYILAKISSISRFLRSTVKSQQESNIRLQLLQDQTNSDNWILNAINGIDEQLRGDYTDKKIAEISLHAIASTTKALGGTIYIFDDNYQEYQLCHKIGISSTQYIKRTFKENDGILGEVANKHEVVKIKDIDHKHLILETSLSDHLDAEIYIVPFSYESHCVGVMEICCPTINEKDEQLRFNFLDKAKDNIAVIIKVAQTHGKLADLYEELQQQTEELETQQEELRTTNEELIHKTHLLEASEEELRVQQEELIQTNNELDEKAKLLFAQNEDLEKARQAIAQKIEEVELSSKYKSEFMANMSHELRTPLNSILILAKLLQDNKKKNLSEDQIKYASVIHSAGSDLLHLINELLDLAKIESGKVEVQKERINTNYLVNYIKDFFNDTAASKNIDFRLDVNVNAPQEFIGDEHRIQQVLKNLLSNAFKFTGEKGEVSLAIEAEAENLLFTVKDSGIGIAPEKQELIFDAFKQEDGSTSRKYGGTGLGLSICREIASLLKGKITLSSKVGEGSIFTFSIPLEQEIQISVPKVTSIEKENNPLTQIPKENPIVEKTKSIDNDGKHNKLLIIEDDFIFADILKDYAEQNGYDVYISYDGQDGLQKAQNLRPAAIILDIMLPKMDGWEVLRNLKKIDSTKEIPVHMMSAGTFLHDEPISAGAIGFMAKPVSEESLAETFLKIKASTSHPLKKILLVEDQEIQSDFIKQSLEEQHIQIFQAFNARQALDLLDQEKLFDCIIMDLNLPDKSGIELLNEIKSNDQFRDLPIIVNTAMELTTEQTSEILHHSQAMVLKSAKSNNRLIDEVNLFLNKIRSNKREYNMFNHAGASVIAENNLASKTVLLADDDMRNIFALSTAFESYDMNIEIANNGQEALDILERNEQIDLVLMDIMMPVMDGYEAIEKIRANKKFANLPIIAVTAKAMKGDREKTIAVGANDYISKPVDVDKLISLMRVWLS, from the coding sequence ATGGATCGAAAAAATTATAGAAAGCAAATTACCATAGGAGTGATAATTTCTTTTTCGCTTATCTTCCTTTCAGCCCTATATTTTTTCATATCGCTGCATCATAACTTAAATAACGAGCGAAGTATTGTTCGTGTTGCCGAAAATAGATTCAATATCATTAATGAAATTAAATCAAGTGTAGACGAGGTAAATGACATCAAACTGGATTACCTGAATAAGAAAGACGCTTCACTATTTATTCCTTATAAAATGGAATTAAAAAAAATGGACGAACTGTTGCGATCTTTAAGTCTGAAAGATGATTTCTATCATGTTCAGCCAAACAGCACTGAAAACATCCGCAAAGATATCGTTGCATTTTACGACTTTGAGCAGGATATCGATCACACAAAGGAAACTCAATCCATATCCCATAATATTCACGAACGAAAAGCCTCGATATTAAATCAGATCGATCTCATGTCGAGAGACTTATTGGATCAACGGGCGAGACTCTTAGAAAAATCAAGAAATGAACTGCAACTCGCCCAGTACATTACTTACTTATTTATCGCCATTGGCTTAAGTGGGTTCTTCTATATTCTCGCTAAAATTTCCTCGATCTCTAGATTTCTGAGGTCTACAGTGAAAAGTCAACAAGAATCCAATATCCGCCTCCAACTATTGCAAGACCAGACCAACAGTGATAACTGGATTTTGAATGCGATTAATGGCATCGACGAACAGTTACGCGGTGATTATACAGACAAGAAAATTGCCGAAATAAGCTTACATGCTATTGCTTCCACGACAAAAGCATTAGGTGGGACTATTTATATTTTCGATGATAACTATCAGGAGTATCAGCTTTGCCACAAAATTGGCATTTCGTCCACACAGTATATCAAACGAACGTTTAAAGAAAACGATGGCATTTTGGGTGAAGTTGCAAACAAACATGAAGTCGTTAAAATAAAAGATATTGACCACAAGCATCTTATCTTAGAAACCTCGTTATCCGATCACTTAGACGCTGAGATTTATATTGTTCCCTTCTCTTATGAAAGCCATTGTGTCGGTGTCATGGAAATTTGTTGCCCCACTATCAATGAGAAGGATGAGCAACTGCGATTTAACTTCTTGGATAAAGCAAAAGATAACATTGCCGTTATCATCAAAGTAGCCCAAACTCATGGAAAGCTAGCCGATCTTTATGAGGAACTTCAACAACAAACCGAGGAATTAGAGACGCAACAGGAAGAATTGAGAACAACCAATGAAGAGTTAATCCATAAGACACATTTGTTGGAGGCTTCTGAGGAAGAGCTTCGAGTACAGCAGGAAGAACTTATCCAAACCAATAACGAGCTGGACGAGAAGGCCAAATTGCTCTTTGCCCAAAATGAAGATCTAGAAAAAGCCCGCCAGGCCATAGCCCAAAAAATAGAGGAAGTAGAGCTGTCCAGCAAATATAAATCTGAATTTATGGCCAATATGAGCCATGAACTGCGGACTCCACTTAATAGTATTCTCATTCTTGCCAAATTACTTCAGGATAACAAAAAGAAAAACCTCAGTGAGGATCAAATAAAATATGCTTCTGTCATTCATAGTGCCGGCTCAGATCTCCTTCATTTAATTAACGAATTGTTGGATCTGGCAAAAATTGAATCCGGTAAAGTTGAAGTCCAAAAAGAACGTATCAACACAAACTACCTTGTCAATTATATTAAAGATTTTTTCAATGATACCGCAGCGTCGAAAAATATTGACTTCCGACTCGATGTCAATGTAAATGCACCGCAGGAATTCATCGGTGATGAACATCGTATACAACAAGTCCTCAAGAATTTATTATCCAATGCGTTCAAGTTTACAGGTGAAAAGGGCGAAGTCTCTTTAGCGATAGAAGCTGAAGCTGAAAATCTTCTTTTTACGGTTAAAGATAGCGGTATTGGCATTGCTCCTGAAAAACAAGAGCTAATCTTCGATGCTTTTAAACAAGAAGATGGCTCAACGAGTCGTAAATATGGTGGCACTGGTTTAGGCTTATCGATATGCCGCGAAATTGCTAGCTTATTAAAAGGGAAAATAACCTTATCCAGTAAGGTTGGTGAAGGTAGTATTTTCACCTTCAGTATCCCGCTAGAACAGGAGATTCAAATTTCAGTCCCGAAAGTAACATCGATCGAAAAAGAAAATAATCCACTAACGCAAATTCCGAAGGAAAATCCTATAGTCGAAAAAACGAAGTCGATCGACAACGATGGAAAACACAATAAACTTCTGATTATTGAGGATGATTTTATTTTTGCAGATATTCTAAAAGACTACGCCGAACAAAATGGCTACGATGTATACATCAGCTATGATGGGCAAGATGGGTTACAAAAAGCACAAAATTTACGACCTGCCGCAATTATCTTAGATATTATGTTGCCTAAAATGGATGGTTGGGAAGTTCTTCGTAACCTCAAAAAAATTGACAGCACCAAGGAGATTCCCGTACACATGATGTCGGCAGGAACATTTTTACATGATGAACCTATTTCTGCCGGAGCCATCGGGTTTATGGCTAAACCTGTGTCAGAAGAATCTTTGGCTGAAACATTCTTAAAAATAAAAGCATCGACTAGTCATCCACTGAAAAAAATTCTGCTGGTGGAAGATCAGGAAATCCAAAGCGATTTTATCAAACAATCTTTGGAAGAACAGCACATTCAGATATTTCAGGCCTTCAATGCGAGACAGGCGCTCGATTTATTAGATCAAGAGAAATTGTTTGACTGCATCATTATGGACCTAAACCTTCCTGACAAATCGGGCATTGAACTCCTGAATGAAATCAAATCGAACGATCAATTTAGGGATTTACCTATTATCGTCAATACAGCAATGGAACTCACGACAGAGCAGACTTCCGAAATTTTGCATCACAGCCAAGCGATGGTCCTTAAGTCAGCGAAATCAAATAATCGCCTGATCGATGAAGTTAATTTATTCTTAAATAAAATCCGCAGCAATAAGCGCGAATACAATATGTTCAATCACGCCGGAGCTTCTGTCATTGCTGAAAACAATTTAGCTTCCAAAACAGTACTACTAGCAGATGACGATATGCGAAATATATTTGCCCTTAGCACGGCGTTTGAAAGCTATGATATGAACATTGAAATTGCCAACAATGGTCAGGAAGCATTAGATATTCTTGAACGAAATGAACAGATTGACCTTGTCTTAATGGATATCATGATGCCCGTGATGGATGGTTATGAAGCTATTGAAAAAATAAGGGCAAACAAGAAATTTGCAAACCTTCCAATTATTGCTGTGACAGCGAAAGCCATGAAAGGTGATCGGGAAAAAACAATTGCTGTTGGTGCAAACGATTATATTAGTAAACCGGTTGATGTTGACAAATTAATATCCCTAATGCGCGTATGGCTGAGTTAA
- a CDS encoding protein-glutamate O-methyltransferase CheR, which yields MAELTDKIVAMINFEELEEVIDIVKNLHGYDVSGYTRASLKRRVTRIMELNKLNLQELKSNLINQPGFSIYFLQEITVNVTEMFRDPDFYKAVKTDVFPYLATYPHIKLWSAGCSTGEEVYSLAILLEEANLYQRAFIYGTDINGKVLEKAKRGIYSLAKVKEYSENFIKTEPKNSLSDYYTAMYNAATINNSLKKNVLFSMHSLVSDGVFNEFQLITCRNVLIYFDTELQNKVLDLFYHSLCHLGFLCLGAKESLINYKDAAKFKIVNKKQNIYQKIG from the coding sequence ATGGCTGAGTTAACTGATAAAATAGTAGCAATGATCAATTTTGAAGAGTTAGAAGAAGTTATTGATATAGTCAAAAATCTCCACGGATATGATGTGTCCGGCTATACAAGAGCTTCTTTAAAAAGACGTGTGACTAGAATAATGGAACTTAACAAGCTCAATCTACAGGAGCTAAAGTCCAATTTGATCAATCAGCCCGGATTCAGCATCTATTTCCTACAGGAAATAACAGTCAATGTGACTGAAATGTTTAGGGATCCCGATTTTTATAAAGCTGTAAAAACGGATGTATTTCCCTATCTCGCAACTTATCCACATATCAAACTCTGGAGTGCAGGTTGTTCGACTGGCGAAGAAGTCTATTCGCTAGCCATCTTATTAGAAGAAGCAAATCTTTACCAACGGGCGTTTATCTATGGTACCGACATTAACGGCAAAGTGTTAGAAAAGGCAAAACGCGGTATCTATTCTCTTGCAAAAGTTAAAGAGTACTCGGAAAATTTTATTAAAACAGAGCCAAAAAACTCATTGTCGGATTATTATACAGCGATGTACAACGCCGCTACCATTAATAATAGTCTGAAAAAAAATGTCCTTTTCTCTATGCATAGCTTGGTGTCCGATGGCGTTTTTAATGAATTTCAACTGATTACCTGCCGTAATGTATTGATCTATTTTGATACTGAACTGCAAAATAAAGTCCTGGATTTATTCTATCATTCACTATGCCATCTGGGCTTCTTATGTTTGGGAGCGAAAGAATCTTTAATCAACTATAAAGACGCTGCTAAATTTAAGATCGTAAACAAAAAACAGAATATTTACCAAAAAATTGGGTAG
- a CDS encoding chemotaxis protein CheB: MERKILLLAGSAGGFSVILNILKSLERPIRIPVIVIVHRNPKYASSIEDTLSKALVQKIKTADDKEAIEDGTIYFAPAGYHLLVEPDYSFSLDISEPVQYSRPSIDVTFESVAEIYKENCTAILFSGANQDGAQGLLMIKRYGGTTFVQDPATAEVPIMPEAAIQLDAQEGILSIQEIKDYIKQLT, from the coding sequence ATGGAAAGAAAAATTCTTTTGTTAGCGGGGTCTGCCGGTGGGTTTAGCGTCATTCTAAATATATTAAAGTCATTGGAACGACCAATCCGCATACCCGTTATTGTCATTGTACACAGAAACCCTAAATATGCTTCTAGTATTGAGGACACGCTTTCCAAAGCGCTTGTTCAAAAAATAAAAACTGCAGATGATAAGGAAGCGATAGAAGATGGGACTATTTATTTTGCCCCTGCTGGCTATCACCTTTTAGTTGAACCAGATTATAGCTTTTCTTTGGATATCTCGGAACCTGTTCAATACTCAAGACCATCAATTGATGTGACTTTCGAATCCGTGGCCGAAATATATAAAGAAAATTGTACAGCTATCCTATTCTCTGGAGCGAATCAGGATGGTGCACAGGGATTATTAATGATAAAACGATACGGCGGGACGACTTTTGTACAAGACCCTGCCACGGCTGAAGTTCCCATCATGCCCGAAGCAGCTATTCAACTCGATGCACAGGAAGGCATTTTGAGCATTCAAGAAATAAAAGATTACATCAAGCAATTGACTTAA
- a CDS encoding response regulator has product MKKINILIVDDKIENIISLTALLEDIENINIVTSTDPNDALKICWKEDIDLALVDVQMPEINGFEFVSFLKKNPKTNHIIPIMVTAISKEDKYLIQGLNSGAVDYLYKPLNPEATIAKVKSFVQQLLIQQEIKEKNIALEESKQAILKAKEEADLARKSKETFLANMSHEIRTPINGIMGITQMLKNSQLTLEQENWINKLDSASQNLLTIINDILDLSKVDSGMMKLNMESTSVHDITDDLNNLFIDKAIYKGLNFSIDVDDRITSYFLTDPLRLKQILTNFISNSFKFTSEGSVVLKIQLLTEDNHSICLRFQVIDTGIGIVEDALEKIFIAFEQGEDSITKKFGGTGLGLAIVKRIAALLNGRVFASSEYGKGSIFSFECTFDKIKDKPVEKETQILYTELPKFNFPMVLIAEDNELNSFMLANILKSWNCEITLATNGLIALEEINKKKIDLVFMDAHMPLMSGFEAIKEIRRNTNPIIANMPIISISASVLQAEQQEALDAGANEVVGKPFDPIKLYKTIDTLLSKLK; this is encoded by the coding sequence ATGAAGAAGATAAATATATTGATTGTCGATGATAAAATTGAAAATATTATCAGTCTTACAGCACTGCTGGAGGATATCGAAAATATAAATATAGTGACGAGCACAGATCCTAACGATGCTTTAAAAATCTGCTGGAAAGAGGATATTGATTTGGCGCTCGTTGACGTGCAGATGCCAGAAATCAATGGTTTTGAATTTGTTTCCTTCCTAAAGAAGAATCCGAAAACAAACCATATCATCCCCATTATGGTAACAGCGATTTCAAAAGAAGACAAATACCTCATTCAAGGACTTAATAGCGGGGCTGTGGATTATCTATATAAACCGCTTAACCCTGAAGCAACCATCGCGAAAGTAAAATCTTTTGTTCAGCAATTACTGATACAGCAGGAAATTAAAGAGAAAAACATTGCCTTAGAAGAGTCCAAGCAGGCTATTCTCAAAGCGAAAGAAGAGGCCGATCTTGCTCGAAAATCCAAGGAAACCTTTTTAGCCAATATGAGCCATGAGATCCGTACGCCAATTAATGGTATTATGGGCATTACACAGATGCTAAAAAATTCTCAACTGACGCTAGAACAAGAAAACTGGATTAACAAGCTGGATTCTGCCTCCCAAAATCTGCTCACTATTATCAACGATATATTGGACCTATCGAAAGTCGACTCAGGTATGATGAAACTTAACATGGAGTCAACATCAGTGCACGATATTACCGATGATCTAAACAACCTCTTTATTGATAAAGCCATCTACAAAGGGCTGAATTTTTCCATTGATGTGGACGATCGGATCACAAGTTATTTTCTGACAGATCCACTACGGTTGAAACAAATATTGACCAACTTTATCTCCAATAGTTTCAAATTCACCTCGGAAGGTTCTGTTGTATTAAAAATTCAGCTCCTAACAGAAGATAACCATAGCATCTGTTTACGATTTCAGGTGATAGACACAGGAATCGGCATCGTAGAAGATGCCCTGGAAAAAATATTTATTGCGTTTGAACAAGGAGAAGATAGTATAACCAAAAAATTTGGCGGTACTGGATTGGGCCTCGCAATTGTAAAACGTATTGCTGCGCTGCTCAACGGTCGGGTTTTTGCATCGAGTGAATATGGTAAGGGAAGTATATTTTCCTTTGAATGTACTTTCGACAAAATCAAAGATAAACCCGTGGAAAAAGAAACGCAGATACTCTATACGGAATTGCCCAAGTTCAACTTCCCGATGGTTCTCATTGCTGAGGACAATGAATTAAACAGCTTTATGCTCGCGAATATCCTCAAAAGCTGGAATTGCGAAATCACTTTGGCAACCAATGGCCTCATTGCGTTAGAAGAAATCAATAAGAAAAAAATTGATCTGGTGTTTATGGACGCCCATATGCCACTCATGAGTGGTTTTGAAGCAATCAAGGAAATACGTCGAAACACGAATCCGATAATCGCAAACATGCCGATTATTTCCATTTCAGCCTCTGTGCTTCAAGCCGAACAACAGGAAGCGCTCGATGCTGGAGCCAATGAAGTTGTCGGAAAGCCATTCGATCCTATCAAATTATATAAAACAATTGATACTTTATTGTCAAAATTGAAATGA
- a CDS encoding plastocyanin/azurin family copper-binding protein — translation MKKLFMIPAVAVALSIASCGGNSDKSEKSTGTEATTSTESQATETVPGIENVAISNSLSLEGNDQMKYNKDLFRVKAGEPVELSFKNAGTMPKESMGHNVVILKPGVDLPTFGAEAAAAAADEYIPKSALSSIVSHTKLLGPGETDKITFTLEKGVYTFICSFPGHYGVMQGKIVAE, via the coding sequence ATGAAAAAACTTTTTATGATACCAGCAGTTGCAGTTGCTTTATCAATTGCATCTTGTGGTGGAAACAGTGACAAGTCTGAAAAATCAACTGGTACAGAAGCGACAACTTCAACCGAAAGCCAAGCAACAGAAACAGTGCCTGGTATTGAAAACGTAGCTATTTCCAACAGCTTATCTTTAGAAGGTAACGATCAAATGAAATATAATAAGGATCTTTTCCGGGTAAAAGCGGGTGAGCCAGTAGAATTATCTTTCAAAAATGCAGGTACTATGCCGAAAGAGTCCATGGGACATAACGTCGTTATCCTAAAACCAGGTGTTGACCTTCCAACTTTCGGTGCTGAGGCTGCTGCAGCTGCTGCAGACGAATATATTCCAAAATCAGCTTTATCTTCAATTGTTTCGCACACCAAATTATTGGGACCTGGAGAAACTGATAAAATCACTTTTACACTTGAAAAAGGAGTTTATACGTTTATTTGTAGCTTTCCTGGTCACTATGGTGTCATGCAAGGAAAAATTGTTGCAGAATAA
- the lpdA gene encoding dihydrolipoyl dehydrogenase, whose product MQYDVIVIGSGPGGYVGAIRCAQLGLKTAVIEKYSTFGGTCLNVGCIPSKALLDSSEHYHNAAHNFDAFGISLKDLKVDMAKMIARKDDVIAQNTAGITFLFKKNKIDSFQGVGSFVDKNTIKITKADGSTEQITGKNVIIATGSKPTYLPFLPVDKKRIITSTEALNLKEIPKHLIVIGGGVIGLELGSVYARLGSKVSVVEFAKSIIGTMDGGLGKELQRVLKKSLGMEFYLGHKVTGASAKGKVVKVTAEDPKGQELTLEGDYCIVAVGRTAYSEGLELENIGITVEERGKKIPVNAHLETAVQGVFAIGDVITGAMLAHKAEDEGVYVAEYIAGQKPHIDYNLIPGVVYTWPEVASVGKTEEQLKEAGVKYKAGSFSFKASGRAKASGDTDGFVKVLADATTDEVLGVHMIGPRAADMIGEATVAMEYRASAEDIARICHAHPTYTEAIKEAALAATANRAIHA is encoded by the coding sequence ATGCAATACGACGTAATTGTAATCGGAAGTGGTCCAGGCGGATATGTAGGAGCTATCCGTTGTGCCCAATTAGGATTAAAAACAGCTGTTATTGAAAAATATAGCACATTTGGTGGTACTTGTCTTAACGTTGGATGTATTCCTTCAAAAGCGCTTTTAGATTCTTCGGAGCATTACCACAATGCTGCGCACAATTTTGATGCATTTGGCATCAGCTTGAAAGATCTGAAAGTAGACATGGCAAAGATGATTGCTCGTAAAGACGATGTCATTGCCCAAAATACTGCTGGTATTACCTTCTTATTTAAGAAGAATAAAATTGACAGTTTTCAGGGTGTGGGTTCATTTGTGGACAAAAACACCATCAAAATAACGAAAGCAGATGGTTCTACAGAGCAGATCACTGGTAAAAATGTAATTATCGCAACGGGATCGAAACCGACTTATTTGCCTTTCCTACCTGTAGATAAAAAAAGAATCATTACCTCAACCGAAGCACTTAACCTAAAAGAGATTCCAAAACACCTTATTGTCATTGGTGGTGGTGTTATAGGTTTGGAACTAGGTTCAGTTTATGCTCGTTTGGGTTCAAAAGTTTCTGTTGTTGAATTTGCAAAATCTATCATCGGTACAATGGATGGTGGCTTAGGAAAAGAACTACAACGTGTTTTGAAAAAATCATTGGGCATGGAGTTCTATTTAGGTCATAAAGTGACTGGAGCTTCCGCGAAAGGTAAAGTTGTAAAAGTAACCGCTGAAGATCCAAAAGGACAAGAACTCACTTTAGAAGGCGACTATTGTATCGTAGCCGTTGGTCGTACCGCTTATTCTGAAGGCTTAGAATTAGAAAATATCGGCATCACAGTAGAAGAAAGAGGTAAGAAAATCCCAGTTAATGCCCATCTGGAAACAGCTGTACAAGGCGTATTTGCAATTGGTGATGTGATCACTGGAGCAATGTTGGCACACAAAGCTGAGGACGAAGGTGTATATGTTGCTGAATATATCGCAGGTCAAAAACCACATATTGATTATAATTTGATTCCAGGTGTTGTTTATACTTGGCCTGAAGTTGCTTCTGTTGGAAAGACTGAAGAGCAACTTAAAGAGGCAGGTGTGAAATACAAAGCTGGATCATTCTCTTTCAAAGCTTCTGGTCGTGCAAAAGCATCTGGTGACACGGATGGTTTTGTAAAAGTACTGGCAGACGCGACAACTGACGAAGTATTAGGTGTACATATGATTGGTCCTCGTGCAGCAGATATGATTGGTGAGGCAACCGTAGCTATGGAATACCGTGCATCTGCAGAAGATATCGCACGTATTTGCCATGCACACCCAACCTATACTGAAGCAATCAAAGAGGCGGCGCTAGCAGCTACAGCAAACAGAGCAATACACGCTTAG
- a CDS encoding acyl-CoA thioesterase has translation MNFYTRKWVKPEDLNPNGTLFGGTLLRWIDEEAVIYAIVQLGNPKVVTKFISEINFVSSAKQGDILELGIEAINFGTTSLTMRCEVRNKISRKTILSIDKLVFVNLDEDGNPAPHGKDSITYAYMGIEKTGRDD, from the coding sequence ATGAATTTTTATACAAGAAAATGGGTCAAACCCGAAGACCTAAATCCCAATGGAACATTATTTGGTGGAACACTACTGCGATGGATTGATGAAGAAGCAGTCATCTATGCTATCGTTCAATTAGGAAATCCCAAAGTGGTTACGAAATTTATTTCAGAAATAAACTTTGTAAGCTCAGCCAAGCAAGGCGATATTCTCGAACTGGGTATTGAAGCGATCAATTTTGGAACAACATCGTTAACGATGCGCTGCGAGGTACGTAATAAAATATCCAGGAAAACAATTCTATCGATCGATAAATTGGTCTTTGTCAACCTGGATGAAGATGGCAATCCAGCTCCTCATGGAAAAGATAGCATTACCTATGCGTATATGGGGATTGAGAAGACAGGTAGAGATGATTAA
- a CDS encoding DUF3817 domain-containing protein, producing MLRIFRQIALWEAISTICLFFIAMPLKYFAGIPEAVKIAGSIHGFFVVIFVVMLIMSTVEYKWPILKAVKYFLASLIPIFGFWVELDLKKEIEGKRQKS from the coding sequence ATGTTAAGAATATTCAGACAGATCGCCCTGTGGGAAGCAATCTCCACCATTTGCTTGTTTTTTATTGCCATGCCGTTGAAATATTTCGCGGGAATCCCCGAAGCAGTCAAAATAGCCGGTTCCATTCATGGCTTCTTTGTCGTTATCTTCGTCGTTATGCTGATCATGTCAACAGTAGAATACAAGTGGCCTATATTAAAGGCCGTGAAATATTTCTTAGCATCCTTGATCCCTATTTTTGGCTTTTGGGTGGAATTGGACCTTAAAAAAGAAATCGAAGGAAAAAGACAGAAGTCATAG
- the lpdA gene encoding dihydrolipoyl dehydrogenase: MNYDIIVIGSGPGGYVAAIRAAQLGFKTAIIERESLGGICLNWGCIPTKALLKSAQVFEYLNHAADYGINVQGGEADFDAIVKRSRGVAEGMSKGIQFLMKKNKIDVINGTAKIKKGGKIDVKGADGSTKEYSATHTILATGARSRELPNLPQDGKKIIGYRQAMTLPKQPKSLVVVGSGAIGVEFAYFYNAIGTKVTIVEFMDRIVPVEDEEISKQLEKSLKKQGITILTKSEVQSVDTTGELSKVSIKAEKGTEVIEAEIVLSAVGIAPNIENIGLEEVGVKTDRGRVVVDDFYKTNIEGVYAIGDIVKGQALAHVASAEGITCVEKIKGLHVEPIDYNNIPGCTYCSPEIASVGYTEKAAKEAGYEIKVGKFPFSASGKASAAGAKDGFVKVIFDAKYGEFLGAHLIGANVTEMIAEVVVARKLETTGHEMIKTIHPHPTMSEAIMEACADAYGEVIHL, encoded by the coding sequence ATGAATTACGACATCATTGTAATCGGTAGTGGTCCAGGCGGGTATGTTGCTGCCATTAGAGCCGCTCAGTTAGGGTTCAAAACAGCGATTATTGAACGCGAATCATTAGGCGGAATCTGTCTAAACTGGGGCTGTATCCCTACAAAAGCATTATTGAAAAGTGCTCAGGTATTTGAATATTTAAACCATGCCGCTGATTACGGCATCAATGTTCAAGGTGGTGAGGCTGATTTTGACGCTATTGTCAAAAGAAGTCGCGGGGTTGCTGAAGGAATGAGTAAAGGTATTCAGTTCTTGATGAAAAAGAATAAAATCGACGTCATCAATGGAACTGCAAAAATTAAAAAAGGTGGTAAAATCGATGTGAAAGGTGCAGACGGTTCTACTAAAGAATATTCGGCAACACATACCATCCTAGCGACTGGTGCACGTTCACGTGAATTGCCTAATTTACCTCAAGATGGTAAAAAAATCATCGGCTACCGTCAGGCAATGACGCTTCCTAAACAACCAAAATCTTTAGTTGTTGTTGGCTCAGGTGCTATCGGTGTTGAGTTCGCTTATTTCTATAATGCAATCGGAACAAAAGTAACTATCGTAGAGTTTATGGATAGAATCGTTCCTGTTGAAGATGAAGAAATTTCAAAACAATTAGAGAAAAGCTTAAAGAAACAAGGTATTACCATCTTAACGAAATCTGAAGTTCAATCCGTTGACACAACAGGTGAGTTGAGCAAAGTTTCTATCAAAGCAGAAAAAGGTACTGAAGTTATCGAAGCAGAGATTGTATTATCGGCTGTTGGTATCGCTCCAAATATCGAAAATATCGGCTTGGAAGAGGTTGGTGTAAAAACGGATCGCGGCCGTGTTGTTGTAGATGATTTCTACAAAACAAACATCGAAGGTGTATATGCGATCGGTGACATTGTTAAAGGCCAAGCCTTGGCTCACGTTGCCTCAGCAGAAGGAATCACTTGTGTGGAAAAAATCAAAGGTCTACATGTTGAACCTATTGACTACAATAATATCCCCGGCTGTACATATTGCTCCCCAGAAATTGCTTCTGTAGGTTATACCGAAAAAGCGGCGAAAGAAGCTGGCTATGAAATTAAAGTTGGTAAATTCCCATTCTCAGCTTCAGGAAAAGCGTCAGCTGCTGGTGCGAAAGATGGCTTTGTTAAAGTTATCTTTGATGCTAAATATGGTGAGTTCCTAGGCGCACACCTTATCGGAGCCAATGTTACAGAAATGATTGCGGAAGTTGTTGTGGCCCGCAAACTGGAAACAACAGGTCATGAAATGATTAAAACGATCCATCCTCACCCAACAATGAGTGAAGCGATTATGGAAGCTTGTGCTGATGCTTACGGTGAAGTGATCCACTTGTAG